The Apium graveolens cultivar Ventura chromosome 3, ASM990537v1, whole genome shotgun sequence sequence atgatcacatctcattgatcataggtatgattatactaaaatcaaaaacacaagcagatgtatatgtacatggtgctggacagacccaatgtgagattctacatgtctgttgtgtcataagtaattctcacagtaataatgatgtaatggtccttagacctgaagtcattatatttctatacgagaattaatatacattgattccattaaaaattatccttgaccgggtaatgataaaagtggacattgggtatattataaatcgtatgagaaatatgaatgatctagatgggatttaaccctcctattttaagagtgatattattggcctcttgtgtgagctagactatgaaatgtgtggccatgctcaaatgttgatttgatatgatagtctactcattgatcaaggaaacctggattaaactatgatgaggatgacacattacatgcctctagtttaatctataatatttggttaaagggattatattatattgtacattttTCATGAAAGGTTTGATCGATcactgattcaattattattacttgggtaacaatgatgtattactagataccactcattgtttacgattttaaattagatttaaaattcattgccaacgtaataataacatatagagtcacacactaagaatgcttgaaggattatttaatctaaattggatttaaattatattaaagtaatttgaattatttataatattaattaagtatgacttaattaaataaataaatattaatattcgaatttactaatattaattatgaaattcatttgttaaataattaagtgtgacttaattattatacaaataggaatttcgaattaataataactcctaattagttaagaattataatttttattatactctctatataatatctcttgtgtgcaagatttttactaaaaccctagccaccaagagagaagatggagagagcaagacgagtttgtgctagtacacatccaatccttgagtttaagcattcgtgtggataccaatagagcgtagatcgcgagagcgggatgcgtggtgattgaacaagctttggatctccattagtcaaccaattggtaaagcttcttaaggtaaacaatctgatctatgaattaaatatatgtttttcgcatggatcctacggcgggtttcaaaaattatgattttttacgtttttaattactatttccattgcgtttatgtgctcgaaacccttcactTATTGCATCTCCGCTTACAGACCATGATTCTTTCCATAGGGGTCAGAGTGGATGGTCTTTTAATTTCGGTACGGTGTGTGAGATGTGGGAATCACGTCATACTACCATGTTTGGGCCACCATCTTATAGACGTACTCGCAGACCTATGTGCGCAATTGAGTATCCTCAGTGGTACGATAGAATCACTAGGCGTTTTATGATCAACCCCAGGATTTGGAGGGACCGACAAAGATTCCAGGGGTCGTAGGGGCATCTACCCGTGGCTGTAAGCTTTCTCTTTTTAGATTACTACCTCTTCATTTGTCACAATATATGTTTATATAAACACGTTGTCATGTTGTCAATACAGGTTGAGGGCTTGTCCGCTGCCTACCACCAGATTCGGGATTTCGGCGTGGCAGAAGATGATGGTATCATTTATGAGGCACTGCAGGGTTTACATGGCACATTAGATGCCATAGGTTTCACATATCTTCTATAGAGGCCCCCGCATCCATTTCCTGTTACACCATGTACTAGCGGTGCTCATGCCCGTAGGCCAGCTACTTCAATTCTTCATGCGCACCAGCTCTTCGGGATGGTTGGGAGCCTTGGCCTCGTCCATCATGTGGAGAGGGTTCTTCATTATACACCTCCACTGGCTCATGTTGGGAGCATAGTTCTCAGGGACATGGATATACTGAACATACATGGGACCATTTTGTTCAGGGAGAGGGAGCTTCTGTTATGTCTATTTGGGGTCACAGTTCACAGGTCCATGATGCTGGTGGGTCTTCCTGGGGGTAGAGCTCTCAGAACCATGATGCTGGTATATCTACTTTCGGCCACACTACTCAGGCCCAGAGCCATATTGTCGGTACATCTACTATGGGCCACACTACATGGGCCCCTTATGTTGTTCCTAGTGCTTGCGTTGCTCGATCCAGTTGGGGGCATTATACTCAGACCGATTACGGTCATGTAGTTCAGGATTATCCACAGCCTACATACGGTTTCCCACCCGAGATATGTGGTTCGGGCTTCTCTTTCCAGACCCTGGCTAGGGGGTTCGACCCCTGGTTAGGATATAATACCTCCTCATAGAGATTTAAGCAGGGGCGTCATATGCATACACCCCTAGTTAAACAGGAGGAGGATATGGAGGATGACGACGATGAGTAGGATGACGAAGATGAGGAACCTGATCCTCCTGTACAGCTGAGGCAGAATCCCCATAGAGCAGTGAAAGGAAAGGGGAGGCTATGCCACACCGGCGGGAGGTTTTATGGTTGATTAGTACTGTTTTCATGTTTCCAGCATTTTCCTCTGACTTCTTGCATTCATGTATGACTTTCAGACTTGTTGTAATGCGTATCCGTTGATTACACATTTAGTTCAGACTTATTTTTATTAGTTCTGGTCAATTCCAAACTTGTTGTCTTTATTATGTAATGTTCTGATCACTTCCGTTTAGGGTATTACTTTTCAAAGTGTTTggtaaataatatttaaaaagtTCAAATTAATTGAAGATGAATGCATGTGACTTTCGCTTTAATTTTTTCCCTGAATTTAATCTGTGAAGTGGAAGTAGTGTACTTTTACTGCAATATTAGAAAAAATCCCTCGCATTCCCTTCCCTTTCAGGTCGCAACCGAAGGCAGTTTCTGAGTGGCCGAAACCTGTTCATTCGATCCGAAGAAATCTAGGAGTAACATTTGGCACCGTATGTGGGACATATAAGAATCACTAACGAGGTATTAAGACAATGACAAACATAGTTTTTGAGCAAACGCCATCACCTGGTTTCCTCCCACACGACGTGGGGCAGATGTCCACCCTGGTGGATGCCGATGGAGTCATCAAACTAACTCCTTACAAAGAAGCCTTGCTCCTAAAGATCTGAGCGAAAAAGTTAGTTACGGAGAAGGGCAAGGCCAAAGATGATCAAGCAAAAAAGGAGGCAGAGGCCTGCGCTAAGCGAAGAGAGGCCGATGCGTTACGACTAAAAGCCTTGCAGCTCAAGAGGGAAGAAATTGAGCTACAAGAAAAAGCACTGTGTGAAGCACTGCAGGCTAATGAACCAGAAAGAACTATCAAGCACAGGAAAGACCGTAGGGGTTATGACGAAGAAGATGAGTCTAACTCTGATTCGCATCCCTGAAGGAAATGAACGAAGCAACCCTTTTCATCTGATTCGGACGAGGAGCCTGATGGGTTTTGTATCAGGCTCACTCTCCTGGAAAATGCTATGTTTGGCGATAGACAGGTCGAGCAAAAGTCGATCGTCAGAGAAGAAATTGAACAGTATCGACCCCCTCCAGGCGAGGAAAGGCAGTTCCTAAAGATGAGTGAGTTTAATGGAAAGGGAGACCCCGAAGACCATTGTGAAAAATATGAGTTGCTGATGATTGTAATGGGGCATAATGACATCATGCTCTGCAAGATGTTCAAGACCTATCTGAAGGGATCGGCCTCGATACGGTACAAATCCCTCAATCCCAGGTCCATCGGGTCGTATGAGCAGCTAAAGAGAAAGTTCATAAAGTACTACTCGCATTTATACCGAAAAGCGAAGGACACTGAGGCCCTGGTCCACTGTAGACAGAGAGCGAATGAAGAGTTAGGGGATTATTTAGCTCGGTTCAAGGAAGAAGCTGGAATGGTCACAAATCTAGACAAATTCAAAGTTATAGGCTTCCTAACGGCGGGGCTAGACCCCTACAAAGGTAAGAAGCTTCGCTCCTCTCTTTACAATTTTCCCCTTAAATCCATGAATGGTATATATGTGAGGGGCGGGCATATTCGTCGAAAAATGGAAAGTATTGGGGGATACAAGGACTCCCGAAGTGATAACCGATCAAAGCGAGCAGACAAATACGAAATCTCAAGATCTGATATTGACCGAAGGGACAGTAAGAAAGAAGGGAGAAAGGAAACTGATCGTGGGGGTGAACGACACCGGGATAGAGATTTGGCCGTATTCACCTCTCTGAATATGCCAATATCCAAGATTCTCCATGAGATTAAGGGAAAGCTTGGGTTTGTTCGGCCTGCCAAGATGAAAGTCCCAAATCATAAGAAGAACCCCCACAAGTACTGCGATTATCACGGAGATAAGGGGCATAATACTGACGAATGCTACCATCTCAAAAAGCTGATCGAGCGAATGATCAAAGAAGACGAACTTAATCAGTTTGTTCGAGATCTGAGGGACAGACTGGGGCCGAAGGATTAACAAGAAGAACCAGAAGCTGAAGAGCCCGAGCGAAGAGACAGGATAAGGGGCAAAGTTGAGACTATATCTGGGGGCAGTGTTCAAGACAAGGATAGCAAGAcagcaaagaagaagtatgcccGACAAGTGTACAACCTCTATCAGTTCGGCCAGAAGAAGCCCCACATGCCCATGACTTTTAGTATAGAAGATTATGAGGACGTCATTCGCCCGCATGAGGACTCTCTTATCATCAAACCTCTCATTGGGCAGAACAAAATTTGGAAGGTGACAGTGGACACCGGAAGTTCAGCCAGCATACTATTCCACAAGACTTATTGCAAGATGAACCTGGAGGGAGAATAGTTAGAGCCCTGCCACGAAACCCCTCCCTACGCCTTCGGCGGGTATCCCATGCAGTTTGAAGGTACGATTACCCTTCTCGTCCTTCTGGATAAATTTCCATTTACTGTTGAAAAGTATGTAAAGTTCTATGTGGTTCGGATCGAGAGCCCATATAATGCTATCCTGGGAAGGCCATTTCTATCAACCTTTGAAGTGGTAAAATCTATACCTTATCTCAAGCTTAAGTTTCCAACCGAGAAAGGGGTAGGAGAGATAAGGGGCGATCAAAAAACCACCTGAATTATAATGTTGGAAGACTTGGAGAAAGATCAAACCTATGAGAAGCCAGATGAAACTGGAAAGAGAAAAAGAGCTAAAGTAGAGCCCAGTGGGAACAGAGAAACACTGAACCTTGAGTTGGAGAAGTTCAGAGCAGGTCTTTCAAGTTCGATGGTCGAACCAGCGGCCGAGACCGAAGAAGTAGAACTGTACGCTGGCCATTCGGGAAAAATGGTTCGGATTGGGAGAAACATGGAgaaagatctgaaggaaaagtaAATT is a genomic window containing:
- the LOC141714100 gene encoding uncharacterized protein LOC141714100, producing the protein MFGDRQVEQKSIVREEIEQYRPPPGEERQFLKMSEFNGKGDPEDHCEKYELLMIVMGHNDIMLCKMFKTYLKGSASIRYKSLNPRSIGSYEQLKRKFIKYYSHLYRKAKDTEALVHCRQRANEELGDYLARFKEEAGMVTNLDKFKVIGFLTAGLDPYKGKKLRSSLYNFPLKSMNGIYVRGGHIRRKMESIGGYKDSRSDNRSKRADKYEISRSDIDRRDSKKEGRKETDRGGERHRDRDLAVFTSLNMPISKILHEIKGKLGFVRPAKMKVPNHKKNPHKYCDYHGDKGHNTDECYHLKKLIERMIKEDELNQFVRDLRDRLGPKD